In the genome of Bradyrhizobium arachidis, one region contains:
- a CDS encoding (2Fe-2S)-binding protein, whose translation MSTVKLTVNGKAVAVDVEDRTLLVHLLRDHLNLTGTHVGCDTSQCGACVVHMDGRAVKSCTMLAGQADGANVTTIEGIAKGDELHPMQAAFRDNHGLQCGYCTPGMIMSAIDIVHRHGGQLDEATVRQELEGNICRCTGYHNIVKAVLDAAGRMKVSQAAE comes from the coding sequence GTGTCTACAGTCAAACTGACGGTGAACGGCAAGGCCGTCGCTGTCGACGTCGAGGATCGCACGCTGCTGGTCCATCTGCTGCGCGATCACCTCAATCTCACGGGAACCCATGTCGGCTGCGACACCAGCCAGTGCGGCGCCTGCGTCGTCCACATGGACGGCCGTGCGGTGAAGTCCTGCACCATGCTGGCGGGTCAGGCCGACGGCGCCAACGTCACCACCATCGAAGGCATCGCCAAGGGCGACGAGCTGCACCCGATGCAGGCCGCCTTCCGCGACAATCACGGCCTGCAGTGCGGCTATTGCACGCCGGGCATGATCATGTCGGCGATCGACATCGTGCACCGCCATGGCGGTCAGCTCGACGAGGCCACAGTCCGCCAAGAGCTCGAAGGCAATATCTGCCGCTGCACCGGCTACCACAACATCGTCAAGGCCGTGCTGGATGCAGCCGGACGCATGAAGGTCTCGCAGGCGGCCGAGTAA